From the Chondrinema litorale genome, the window TGATCCGCTAAATCAATATTCTGGTTCTCAGGAAGCAAAAAATAGTGAAGTAGTTTTTGCCATACAGTATGAGGATGATATTCTGACCAGTGTAAATGAAACCACTGATGAACCCGGAAATCATTATCATTCTATCTGGCCTGGAAACGGAGAATTAGTAGGAAGCAACGGAAGAACATCCGATTACAATAGGAACTTGGGGCAAAATGTACCTCAACCTTCTTTGTATAGACTTTATGATCCTCAACAAGATGCTAGATATCAGCATAACTTTCTTAACGTTATTTATGCCTTAACACCTGTTGCTAACTATGAATATAGCTATACTGATCCTTCTGCTACTATTAATTTTAATGTTGGAGATACTGTAAGTTATTGGACACCTTGGAACCAACCAGCGACAGGTGATGATAAAGGTATAGATGAGGGTGGAACTAAAAATTATGCAGTTATTAATTTGGAACAGCAAATAAGTGGAGACCCAGCTTCAAGACTTACAGCAGGTGCACCTTCTATGTGGAAGTTTTGGGAGCCTAATATTCAGTACGGTGATGGTTATGGCACATTTGATTTTGCTCTTTTCAGATCAGCAGAAGCTTATCTTTTAGCTGCAGAAGCAATTTTGAAAGGAGCAAGTGGTGGAGCTCTTGGAAGTGCCGATCAATACTACAACAAGTTGATTGACCGTGCAGTTGGCGTAGGAGTTGATCCTATGTGCGCATTATACCCAGAAGATATAAGCTCTATGGAATTAGTATCTTATAGAGCAACTCCTTCTAGCATTTCTATTGACCTAATATTAGACGAAAGAGCCCGCGAATTGATGGGTGAGTTCAATAGATGGTTTGATTTAAAGCGGACTGAAAAACTAATTGAGCGTGTCGAAAAAATGAATCTTTGGGCGGCAAACAAAGGTAGCTTGGATGAACATCATTTGTTGAGACCAATACCCCAATCTGAATTAGATCGCTCTTCAACTATTTTGGATCAAAACCCTGGTTACTAGTTCCAGTTGACACCTTTTAGTCTTCAAGAGATAGTAGAAACTATCTCTTGAAGCTGCTATTAA encodes:
- a CDS encoding RagB/SusD family nutrient uptake outer membrane protein, with product MKKFKIYNLILTFLLIITVGCEGFLDEESVTDITSDSYYNTEQGYEDLVKSCYAPLRDIILQYDLVIKGTDVVGSTWTQTTVGDNAPFDQYNINLNASTGAIQDFWDILYTQIGRTNTALSRAEDVTFTDSSLKIERIAEAKFLRALSYFYLVQTWGDVPMPLEEVETPDRNIERIPSADIYIQILKDLTEAEADLPATASDYGRATKGAAQFLLSRVYLTRGWNFDNTLGGSNDDFQKALDYADQVIAAYPLEDSYSTLFPTRTTDPLNQYSGSQEAKNSEVVFAIQYEDDILTSVNETTDEPGNHYHSIWPGNGELVGSNGRTSDYNRNLGQNVPQPSLYRLYDPQQDARYQHNFLNVIYALTPVANYEYSYTDPSATINFNVGDTVSYWTPWNQPATGDDKGIDEGGTKNYAVINLEQQISGDPASRLTAGAPSMWKFWEPNIQYGDGYGTFDFALFRSAEAYLLAAEAILKGASGGALGSADQYYNKLIDRAVGVGVDPMCALYPEDISSMELVSYRATPSSISIDLILDERARELMGEFNRWFDLKRTEKLIERVEKMNLWAANKGSLDEHHLLRPIPQSELDRSSTILDQNPGY